A stretch of uncultured Campylobacter sp. DNA encodes these proteins:
- a CDS encoding c-type cytochrome, translated as MKIYRIATAVLALNLSLFAASGEAIYKKCSACHGEKAEVKYANKVPALISISKEDRIKALQGYKDGSNNTFGMGKVMQLHAKNLSNEDMAAVSEYIEGLK; from the coding sequence ATGAAAATCTATCGCATCGCTACCGCCGTTTTGGCACTAAATTTATCTCTATTTGCGGCTAGCGGCGAAGCCATTTACAAAAAATGCTCAGCCTGTCACGGCGAAAAAGCGGAGGTAAAATACGCAAACAAAGTGCCTGCGCTAATTAGCATCAGCAAAGAAGACCGCATAAAAGCGCTACAAGGCTACAAAGACGGCTCAAACAACACATTTGGCATGGGCAAAGTCATGCAGCTGCACGCCAAAAACCTAAGCAACGAGGATATGGCGGCTGTTAGCGAGTATATAGAGGGCCTAAAATAA